Proteins from a genomic interval of Coccinella septempunctata chromosome 2, icCocSept1.1, whole genome shotgun sequence:
- the LOC123307432 gene encoding phospholipid phosphatase 1-like isoform X1, translating to MSLLNLNRVSKNDNSGKEEMEPCLPENKAMANAMIADQLPTPHHTIVSTGDCEKPKQNPATVSCRKFWPRSLRFTVYVDVLTTIVFFVIFVSIELGVIPQRKLGFRCKDPSISYPYTGDTITLTILLLGTYFGPLLLIIFIEIVREKSLKDIRIGVVWDHYKELLIGVSFVIMITEVAKAMLGEHRPHFFDVCRPDANEGCTEGAFIEDYTCTNKEYSSWLISDASKSFPSGHSSISVFASLFTAYVIQTRLPSAATGRLFKPFLIAVCLSWGILCSLSRIADRRHHWWDVLSGTVLGILGVIFFTTIFHQKQKNKLHRASEKSISSTMLLDVKNKTAASARV from the exons ATGTCTCTGCTCAATTTGAACAGAGTTTCGAAAAATGATAACAGCGGAAAGGAGGAAATGGAGCCTTGTCTTCCA GAGAACAAGGCCATGGCCAATGCCATGATAGCCGATCAGCTCCCTACACCACATCATACGATAGTTTCAACCGGAGATTGCGAAAAACCCAAGCAGAACCCCGCAACTGTCAGCTGTCGGAAATTTTGGCCACGGAGTCTGCGCTTCACCGTTTATGTCGATGTTTTGACAACCATTGTCT TCTTTGTGATATTCGTCTCGATAGAACTGGGAGTGATCCCTCAAAGAAAACTAGGATTCAGATGTAAGGACCCGTCAATTTCGTACCCCTACACCGGTGACACCATCACGCTGACAATACTGCTTCTGGGCACGTATTTCGGACCTCTTCTTCTCATCATCTTCATCGAGATCGTTAGAGAAAAATCCCTGAAGGACATCCGGATCGGGGTCGTCTGGGACCATTACAAGGAGCTACTGATAGGTGTCAGTTTCGTGATTATGATCACGGAAGTGGCCAAGGCCATGCTGGGCGAGCACAGGCCGCACTTTTTTGACGTTTGCCGTCCGGACGCCAATGAGGGATGCACGGAAGGAGCATTCATCGAAGATTATACGTGTACGAACAAAGAGTACAGTAGTTGGCTAATAAGTGACGCTTCCAAGTCTTTTCCTTCGGGACATTCCTCGATATCTGTTTTCGCTTCCTTATTCACCGCT tatgTCATCCAAACACGCTTACCTTCTGCCGCTACCGGAAGACTTTTCAAACCATTTCTCATAGCTGTCTGTTTATCCTGGGGTATTTTGTGTTCTCTTTCTCGAATAGCCGATAGAAGGCACCACTGGTGGGACGTACTCTCAGGGACCGTTCTAGGCATACTGGGTGTGATATTCTTCACCACAATCTTCCATCAGAAGCAGAAGAACAAATTACACAGGGCTTCCGAAAAGTCCATATCGTCTACGATGCTGCTggatgtgaaaaataaaacTGCAGCGAGCGCGAGAGTTTGa
- the LOC123307432 gene encoding phospholipid phosphatase 1-like isoform X6: MISRQCRRQSLENKAMANAMIADQLPTPHHTIVSTGDCEKPKQNPATVSCRKFWPRSLRFTVYVDVLTTIVFFVIFVSIELGVIPQRKLGFRCKDPSISYPYTGDTITLTILLLGTYFGPLLLIIFIEIVREKSLKDIRIGVVWDHYKELLIGVSFVIMITEVAKAMLGEHRPHFFDVCRPDANEGCTEGAFIEDYTCTNKEYSSWLISDASKSFPSGHSSISVFASLFTAYVIQTRLPSAATGRLFKPFLIAVCLSWGILCSLSRIADRRHHWWDVLSGTVLGILGVIFFTTIFHQKQKNKLHRASEKSISSTMLLDVKNKTAASARV, from the exons ATGATATCACGCCAGTGTAGACGTCAATCactt GAGAACAAGGCCATGGCCAATGCCATGATAGCCGATCAGCTCCCTACACCACATCATACGATAGTTTCAACCGGAGATTGCGAAAAACCCAAGCAGAACCCCGCAACTGTCAGCTGTCGGAAATTTTGGCCACGGAGTCTGCGCTTCACCGTTTATGTCGATGTTTTGACAACCATTGTCT TCTTTGTGATATTCGTCTCGATAGAACTGGGAGTGATCCCTCAAAGAAAACTAGGATTCAGATGTAAGGACCCGTCAATTTCGTACCCCTACACCGGTGACACCATCACGCTGACAATACTGCTTCTGGGCACGTATTTCGGACCTCTTCTTCTCATCATCTTCATCGAGATCGTTAGAGAAAAATCCCTGAAGGACATCCGGATCGGGGTCGTCTGGGACCATTACAAGGAGCTACTGATAGGTGTCAGTTTCGTGATTATGATCACGGAAGTGGCCAAGGCCATGCTGGGCGAGCACAGGCCGCACTTTTTTGACGTTTGCCGTCCGGACGCCAATGAGGGATGCACGGAAGGAGCATTCATCGAAGATTATACGTGTACGAACAAAGAGTACAGTAGTTGGCTAATAAGTGACGCTTCCAAGTCTTTTCCTTCGGGACATTCCTCGATATCTGTTTTCGCTTCCTTATTCACCGCT tatgTCATCCAAACACGCTTACCTTCTGCCGCTACCGGAAGACTTTTCAAACCATTTCTCATAGCTGTCTGTTTATCCTGGGGTATTTTGTGTTCTCTTTCTCGAATAGCCGATAGAAGGCACCACTGGTGGGACGTACTCTCAGGGACCGTTCTAGGCATACTGGGTGTGATATTCTTCACCACAATCTTCCATCAGAAGCAGAAGAACAAATTACACAGGGCTTCCGAAAAGTCCATATCGTCTACGATGCTGCTggatgtgaaaaataaaacTGCAGCGAGCGCGAGAGTTTGa
- the LOC123307432 gene encoding phospholipid phosphatase 1-like isoform X3 yields MTSSATLVKCVEVQIVDNKSVENKAMANAMIADQLPTPHHTIVSTGDCEKPKQNPATVSCRKFWPRSLRFTVYVDVLTTIVFFVIFVSIELGVIPQRKLGFRCKDPSISYPYTGDTITLTILLLGTYFGPLLLIIFIEIVREKSLKDIRIGVVWDHYKELLIGVSFVIMITEVAKAMLGEHRPHFFDVCRPDANEGCTEGAFIEDYTCTNKEYSSWLISDASKSFPSGHSSISVFASLFTAYVIQTRLPSAATGRLFKPFLIAVCLSWGILCSLSRIADRRHHWWDVLSGTVLGILGVIFFTTIFHQKQKNKLHRASEKSISSTMLLDVKNKTAASARV; encoded by the exons GAGAACAAGGCCATGGCCAATGCCATGATAGCCGATCAGCTCCCTACACCACATCATACGATAGTTTCAACCGGAGATTGCGAAAAACCCAAGCAGAACCCCGCAACTGTCAGCTGTCGGAAATTTTGGCCACGGAGTCTGCGCTTCACCGTTTATGTCGATGTTTTGACAACCATTGTCT TCTTTGTGATATTCGTCTCGATAGAACTGGGAGTGATCCCTCAAAGAAAACTAGGATTCAGATGTAAGGACCCGTCAATTTCGTACCCCTACACCGGTGACACCATCACGCTGACAATACTGCTTCTGGGCACGTATTTCGGACCTCTTCTTCTCATCATCTTCATCGAGATCGTTAGAGAAAAATCCCTGAAGGACATCCGGATCGGGGTCGTCTGGGACCATTACAAGGAGCTACTGATAGGTGTCAGTTTCGTGATTATGATCACGGAAGTGGCCAAGGCCATGCTGGGCGAGCACAGGCCGCACTTTTTTGACGTTTGCCGTCCGGACGCCAATGAGGGATGCACGGAAGGAGCATTCATCGAAGATTATACGTGTACGAACAAAGAGTACAGTAGTTGGCTAATAAGTGACGCTTCCAAGTCTTTTCCTTCGGGACATTCCTCGATATCTGTTTTCGCTTCCTTATTCACCGCT tatgTCATCCAAACACGCTTACCTTCTGCCGCTACCGGAAGACTTTTCAAACCATTTCTCATAGCTGTCTGTTTATCCTGGGGTATTTTGTGTTCTCTTTCTCGAATAGCCGATAGAAGGCACCACTGGTGGGACGTACTCTCAGGGACCGTTCTAGGCATACTGGGTGTGATATTCTTCACCACAATCTTCCATCAGAAGCAGAAGAACAAATTACACAGGGCTTCCGAAAAGTCCATATCGTCTACGATGCTGCTggatgtgaaaaataaaacTGCAGCGAGCGCGAGAGTTTGa
- the LOC123307432 gene encoding phospholipid phosphatase 1-like isoform X2 yields MHNLYPNVGEHYVLRNENTLCYENKAMANAMIADQLPTPHHTIVSTGDCEKPKQNPATVSCRKFWPRSLRFTVYVDVLTTIVFFVIFVSIELGVIPQRKLGFRCKDPSISYPYTGDTITLTILLLGTYFGPLLLIIFIEIVREKSLKDIRIGVVWDHYKELLIGVSFVIMITEVAKAMLGEHRPHFFDVCRPDANEGCTEGAFIEDYTCTNKEYSSWLISDASKSFPSGHSSISVFASLFTAYVIQTRLPSAATGRLFKPFLIAVCLSWGILCSLSRIADRRHHWWDVLSGTVLGILGVIFFTTIFHQKQKNKLHRASEKSISSTMLLDVKNKTAASARV; encoded by the exons GAGAACAAGGCCATGGCCAATGCCATGATAGCCGATCAGCTCCCTACACCACATCATACGATAGTTTCAACCGGAGATTGCGAAAAACCCAAGCAGAACCCCGCAACTGTCAGCTGTCGGAAATTTTGGCCACGGAGTCTGCGCTTCACCGTTTATGTCGATGTTTTGACAACCATTGTCT TCTTTGTGATATTCGTCTCGATAGAACTGGGAGTGATCCCTCAAAGAAAACTAGGATTCAGATGTAAGGACCCGTCAATTTCGTACCCCTACACCGGTGACACCATCACGCTGACAATACTGCTTCTGGGCACGTATTTCGGACCTCTTCTTCTCATCATCTTCATCGAGATCGTTAGAGAAAAATCCCTGAAGGACATCCGGATCGGGGTCGTCTGGGACCATTACAAGGAGCTACTGATAGGTGTCAGTTTCGTGATTATGATCACGGAAGTGGCCAAGGCCATGCTGGGCGAGCACAGGCCGCACTTTTTTGACGTTTGCCGTCCGGACGCCAATGAGGGATGCACGGAAGGAGCATTCATCGAAGATTATACGTGTACGAACAAAGAGTACAGTAGTTGGCTAATAAGTGACGCTTCCAAGTCTTTTCCTTCGGGACATTCCTCGATATCTGTTTTCGCTTCCTTATTCACCGCT tatgTCATCCAAACACGCTTACCTTCTGCCGCTACCGGAAGACTTTTCAAACCATTTCTCATAGCTGTCTGTTTATCCTGGGGTATTTTGTGTTCTCTTTCTCGAATAGCCGATAGAAGGCACCACTGGTGGGACGTACTCTCAGGGACCGTTCTAGGCATACTGGGTGTGATATTCTTCACCACAATCTTCCATCAGAAGCAGAAGAACAAATTACACAGGGCTTCCGAAAAGTCCATATCGTCTACGATGCTGCTggatgtgaaaaataaaacTGCAGCGAGCGCGAGAGTTTGa
- the LOC123307432 gene encoding phospholipid phosphatase 1-like isoform X5 — MPVVVLLNQSGENKAMANAMIADQLPTPHHTIVSTGDCEKPKQNPATVSCRKFWPRSLRFTVYVDVLTTIVFFVIFVSIELGVIPQRKLGFRCKDPSISYPYTGDTITLTILLLGTYFGPLLLIIFIEIVREKSLKDIRIGVVWDHYKELLIGVSFVIMITEVAKAMLGEHRPHFFDVCRPDANEGCTEGAFIEDYTCTNKEYSSWLISDASKSFPSGHSSISVFASLFTAYVIQTRLPSAATGRLFKPFLIAVCLSWGILCSLSRIADRRHHWWDVLSGTVLGILGVIFFTTIFHQKQKNKLHRASEKSISSTMLLDVKNKTAASARV; from the exons GAGAACAAGGCCATGGCCAATGCCATGATAGCCGATCAGCTCCCTACACCACATCATACGATAGTTTCAACCGGAGATTGCGAAAAACCCAAGCAGAACCCCGCAACTGTCAGCTGTCGGAAATTTTGGCCACGGAGTCTGCGCTTCACCGTTTATGTCGATGTTTTGACAACCATTGTCT TCTTTGTGATATTCGTCTCGATAGAACTGGGAGTGATCCCTCAAAGAAAACTAGGATTCAGATGTAAGGACCCGTCAATTTCGTACCCCTACACCGGTGACACCATCACGCTGACAATACTGCTTCTGGGCACGTATTTCGGACCTCTTCTTCTCATCATCTTCATCGAGATCGTTAGAGAAAAATCCCTGAAGGACATCCGGATCGGGGTCGTCTGGGACCATTACAAGGAGCTACTGATAGGTGTCAGTTTCGTGATTATGATCACGGAAGTGGCCAAGGCCATGCTGGGCGAGCACAGGCCGCACTTTTTTGACGTTTGCCGTCCGGACGCCAATGAGGGATGCACGGAAGGAGCATTCATCGAAGATTATACGTGTACGAACAAAGAGTACAGTAGTTGGCTAATAAGTGACGCTTCCAAGTCTTTTCCTTCGGGACATTCCTCGATATCTGTTTTCGCTTCCTTATTCACCGCT tatgTCATCCAAACACGCTTACCTTCTGCCGCTACCGGAAGACTTTTCAAACCATTTCTCATAGCTGTCTGTTTATCCTGGGGTATTTTGTGTTCTCTTTCTCGAATAGCCGATAGAAGGCACCACTGGTGGGACGTACTCTCAGGGACCGTTCTAGGCATACTGGGTGTGATATTCTTCACCACAATCTTCCATCAGAAGCAGAAGAACAAATTACACAGGGCTTCCGAAAAGTCCATATCGTCTACGATGCTGCTggatgtgaaaaataaaacTGCAGCGAGCGCGAGAGTTTGa
- the LOC123307432 gene encoding phospholipid phosphatase 1-like isoform X4: protein MMVATKPCYVNLCNVLESEYENKAMANAMIADQLPTPHHTIVSTGDCEKPKQNPATVSCRKFWPRSLRFTVYVDVLTTIVFFVIFVSIELGVIPQRKLGFRCKDPSISYPYTGDTITLTILLLGTYFGPLLLIIFIEIVREKSLKDIRIGVVWDHYKELLIGVSFVIMITEVAKAMLGEHRPHFFDVCRPDANEGCTEGAFIEDYTCTNKEYSSWLISDASKSFPSGHSSISVFASLFTAYVIQTRLPSAATGRLFKPFLIAVCLSWGILCSLSRIADRRHHWWDVLSGTVLGILGVIFFTTIFHQKQKNKLHRASEKSISSTMLLDVKNKTAASARV, encoded by the exons GAGAACAAGGCCATGGCCAATGCCATGATAGCCGATCAGCTCCCTACACCACATCATACGATAGTTTCAACCGGAGATTGCGAAAAACCCAAGCAGAACCCCGCAACTGTCAGCTGTCGGAAATTTTGGCCACGGAGTCTGCGCTTCACCGTTTATGTCGATGTTTTGACAACCATTGTCT TCTTTGTGATATTCGTCTCGATAGAACTGGGAGTGATCCCTCAAAGAAAACTAGGATTCAGATGTAAGGACCCGTCAATTTCGTACCCCTACACCGGTGACACCATCACGCTGACAATACTGCTTCTGGGCACGTATTTCGGACCTCTTCTTCTCATCATCTTCATCGAGATCGTTAGAGAAAAATCCCTGAAGGACATCCGGATCGGGGTCGTCTGGGACCATTACAAGGAGCTACTGATAGGTGTCAGTTTCGTGATTATGATCACGGAAGTGGCCAAGGCCATGCTGGGCGAGCACAGGCCGCACTTTTTTGACGTTTGCCGTCCGGACGCCAATGAGGGATGCACGGAAGGAGCATTCATCGAAGATTATACGTGTACGAACAAAGAGTACAGTAGTTGGCTAATAAGTGACGCTTCCAAGTCTTTTCCTTCGGGACATTCCTCGATATCTGTTTTCGCTTCCTTATTCACCGCT tatgTCATCCAAACACGCTTACCTTCTGCCGCTACCGGAAGACTTTTCAAACCATTTCTCATAGCTGTCTGTTTATCCTGGGGTATTTTGTGTTCTCTTTCTCGAATAGCCGATAGAAGGCACCACTGGTGGGACGTACTCTCAGGGACCGTTCTAGGCATACTGGGTGTGATATTCTTCACCACAATCTTCCATCAGAAGCAGAAGAACAAATTACACAGGGCTTCCGAAAAGTCCATATCGTCTACGATGCTGCTggatgtgaaaaataaaacTGCAGCGAGCGCGAGAGTTTGa
- the LOC123307432 gene encoding phospholipid phosphatase 1-like isoform X7 — MANAMIADQLPTPHHTIVSTGDCEKPKQNPATVSCRKFWPRSLRFTVYVDVLTTIVFFVIFVSIELGVIPQRKLGFRCKDPSISYPYTGDTITLTILLLGTYFGPLLLIIFIEIVREKSLKDIRIGVVWDHYKELLIGVSFVIMITEVAKAMLGEHRPHFFDVCRPDANEGCTEGAFIEDYTCTNKEYSSWLISDASKSFPSGHSSISVFASLFTAYVIQTRLPSAATGRLFKPFLIAVCLSWGILCSLSRIADRRHHWWDVLSGTVLGILGVIFFTTIFHQKQKNKLHRASEKSISSTMLLDVKNKTAASARV; from the exons ATGGCCAATGCCATGATAGCCGATCAGCTCCCTACACCACATCATACGATAGTTTCAACCGGAGATTGCGAAAAACCCAAGCAGAACCCCGCAACTGTCAGCTGTCGGAAATTTTGGCCACGGAGTCTGCGCTTCACCGTTTATGTCGATGTTTTGACAACCATTGTCT TCTTTGTGATATTCGTCTCGATAGAACTGGGAGTGATCCCTCAAAGAAAACTAGGATTCAGATGTAAGGACCCGTCAATTTCGTACCCCTACACCGGTGACACCATCACGCTGACAATACTGCTTCTGGGCACGTATTTCGGACCTCTTCTTCTCATCATCTTCATCGAGATCGTTAGAGAAAAATCCCTGAAGGACATCCGGATCGGGGTCGTCTGGGACCATTACAAGGAGCTACTGATAGGTGTCAGTTTCGTGATTATGATCACGGAAGTGGCCAAGGCCATGCTGGGCGAGCACAGGCCGCACTTTTTTGACGTTTGCCGTCCGGACGCCAATGAGGGATGCACGGAAGGAGCATTCATCGAAGATTATACGTGTACGAACAAAGAGTACAGTAGTTGGCTAATAAGTGACGCTTCCAAGTCTTTTCCTTCGGGACATTCCTCGATATCTGTTTTCGCTTCCTTATTCACCGCT tatgTCATCCAAACACGCTTACCTTCTGCCGCTACCGGAAGACTTTTCAAACCATTTCTCATAGCTGTCTGTTTATCCTGGGGTATTTTGTGTTCTCTTTCTCGAATAGCCGATAGAAGGCACCACTGGTGGGACGTACTCTCAGGGACCGTTCTAGGCATACTGGGTGTGATATTCTTCACCACAATCTTCCATCAGAAGCAGAAGAACAAATTACACAGGGCTTCCGAAAAGTCCATATCGTCTACGATGCTGCTggatgtgaaaaataaaacTGCAGCGAGCGCGAGAGTTTGa
- the LOC123307432 gene encoding phospholipid phosphatase 1-like isoform X8, producing the protein MKFIKVLLFFVIFVSIELGVIPQRKLGFRCKDPSISYPYTGDTITLTILLLGTYFGPLLLIIFIEIVREKSLKDIRIGVVWDHYKELLIGVSFVIMITEVAKAMLGEHRPHFFDVCRPDANEGCTEGAFIEDYTCTNKEYSSWLISDASKSFPSGHSSISVFASLFTAYVIQTRLPSAATGRLFKPFLIAVCLSWGILCSLSRIADRRHHWWDVLSGTVLGILGVIFFTTIFHQKQKNKLHRASEKSISSTMLLDVKNKTAASARV; encoded by the exons ATGAAGTTCATCAAAGTTTTACTCT TCTTTGTGATATTCGTCTCGATAGAACTGGGAGTGATCCCTCAAAGAAAACTAGGATTCAGATGTAAGGACCCGTCAATTTCGTACCCCTACACCGGTGACACCATCACGCTGACAATACTGCTTCTGGGCACGTATTTCGGACCTCTTCTTCTCATCATCTTCATCGAGATCGTTAGAGAAAAATCCCTGAAGGACATCCGGATCGGGGTCGTCTGGGACCATTACAAGGAGCTACTGATAGGTGTCAGTTTCGTGATTATGATCACGGAAGTGGCCAAGGCCATGCTGGGCGAGCACAGGCCGCACTTTTTTGACGTTTGCCGTCCGGACGCCAATGAGGGATGCACGGAAGGAGCATTCATCGAAGATTATACGTGTACGAACAAAGAGTACAGTAGTTGGCTAATAAGTGACGCTTCCAAGTCTTTTCCTTCGGGACATTCCTCGATATCTGTTTTCGCTTCCTTATTCACCGCT tatgTCATCCAAACACGCTTACCTTCTGCCGCTACCGGAAGACTTTTCAAACCATTTCTCATAGCTGTCTGTTTATCCTGGGGTATTTTGTGTTCTCTTTCTCGAATAGCCGATAGAAGGCACCACTGGTGGGACGTACTCTCAGGGACCGTTCTAGGCATACTGGGTGTGATATTCTTCACCACAATCTTCCATCAGAAGCAGAAGAACAAATTACACAGGGCTTCCGAAAAGTCCATATCGTCTACGATGCTGCTggatgtgaaaaataaaacTGCAGCGAGCGCGAGAGTTTGa